A part of Silurus meridionalis isolate SWU-2019-XX chromosome 18, ASM1480568v1, whole genome shotgun sequence genomic DNA contains:
- the smim8 gene encoding small integral membrane protein 8, which produces MSPSENDSKIPGLRGVRTTSLFRAVNPELFIKPNKPVMVLGLVSITLCVGYLGYLHAVKENSQELYEVTDSEGERYMRRKSSKWD; this is translated from the exons ATGTCACCTTCAGAGAATGATAGTAAAATCCCCGGATTGAGAGGCGTGAGGACTACGTCACTGTTCCGCGCCGTGAACCCGGAACTGTTCATCAAACCG AATAAGCCGGTGATGGTGCTGGGGCTGGTCAGCATCACGCTGTGTGTGGGCTACCTCGGCTACCTGCATGCTGTGAAGGAGAACTCTCAGGAGCTTTATGAAGTCACAGACAGCGAGGGGGAGAGATACATGCGCAGAAAATCCTCCAAGTGGGACTGA